The stretch of DNA GTCATCGACCCGGACTACCGGGGCGAAATCGTGGTCAGCCTGCTCAACACTTCGGACCGGCTCCGAACCGTGACCCGGGGCCAGCGCATCGCGCAGCTTGTGTTTCAACCCATCGTTCAAGCCGAAATCGTGCCCGTGGACACCCTTTCGGATACCAGTCGTGGCGCCGGCGGCTTCGGCCATACCGGCAAATCCTGAACAATCCGTCGCAAGGAGTTCCAGATATGAAAACCGAGGACATCAAGGCCGGAGCCGCATCAAGCCTCTGCCCGACCTACGCGCGTTATCCCCTGGCCATCGCCCGGGGAGAAGGCACCAAGCTCTATTCCCCGGAAGGCCGTGAATACACGGACCTTCTGGCCGGCATCGCGGTCTGCGGGCTGGGTCACTCCCACCCCGAGCTGGTCGAGACCATCACGGCCCAGGCCAAAAAATTGATCCATGTCTCCAACCTGTTCTACCAGGAAGAGCAGATCGTCCTGGCCCGGAAACTCCTGGCCACCTGCCACCTGGATCGCGTCTTTTTTTGCAATTCCGGCGCCGAGGCCAACGAAGGGGCCATCAAGCTGGCCCGCCGTTTCATGCGCGAGGGCCGTGGCGAAGACCGCTACGAAATCCTGACCCTGACCGGTTCCTTCCATGGCCGCACCCTGGCCACCCTGACCGCCACGGGCCAAGACAAGATCAAGACCCATTTCGGGCCCCTGCCCCAGGGCTTTGTCACCGTGCCCTTCGGCGACCTGACGGCCATGGAGGCGGCCATGTCCGATCGCACGGCGGCCGTCCTGGTGGAGATGATCCAGGGCGAGGGCGGCATCATTCCCCTGCCCGAGAACTATGCCCTGGGGCTGGCCGACCTGTGTTCCCGGCGCGGCGTGCTGCTCATGATCGACGAAATCCAGACCGGCATGGGCCGGACCGGCAAGTTCTGGGCCCATCAGCATCCGGGCCTGAAGCCCGACGTCGTCACCGTGGCCAAGGGCCTGGCCGGCGGCCTGCCCATCGGCGCGGTCATGTGCACCGAGGATGTCTCCAAGGGATTTCCTCCGGGCAGTCACGGCACGACCTTTGGCGGCAACGCGCTGGTCGCGGCCGTGGCGGCCAAGGTGCTGGACATCATGGCCCGCGACAATCTCTGCGACCGGGCCGCGCGGCTGGGAACCTGGCTGCGCGAGCGCCTGGACGGCCTCCAGGCCAAGCATCCCGGGCACATCGCCGCCGTCCGGGTGCATGGCCTCATGATCGGCATCGAATTGACCCATCCCGGCGCCGAGGTCTGGTCGGCGTTGCTCGACAAGGGCTTCATCCTCAACCTGACCCAGGACAAAGTACTGCGCCTGCTCCCGCCGCTGATCATCACCCAGGCCGAACTGGATGCCTTTGTCACGGCCCTGGATACCATCCTGTCCCAAAACTGATTCACAAAATCGTCAATCTCCAATCCGTGGCGTCGTGGCGCGGCGCCACGGATTGGGCGCATTCCGTTCACCCACATGGGATCGACCATCCTTCTTCCGAACCCCCACCTTTCCGCGGTTTATTCAAAATCAAGGACATAACTCCTCGGGATACTGAAAATTCCGTGCGGCTGTTTGACAAAAACGCCACATCCAAATAGGAAGGCGGACCGTGGCTGCTCTATCCGGGCCGCCGCGCATTCCGCACCAACCCCTCTTCGCGACAGGATTCCCGCATGCCCATGATTGAATTTCGCAATATCAATAAATGGTACGGGGACTTTCATGTCCTCAAGAATATCAACGAAACCGTGGAGCAAGGCGAAGTCCTGGTCATCTGCGGCCCCAGCGGCTCCGGCAAATCGACCCTGGTCCGTTGCGTGAACCGTCTGGAAGAGGTGGATCAGGGGGAAATCGTCATCAATGGCCAAAACATCAAGGACCAGGACATAAACGCCCTGCGCGCGGAAATCGGCATTGTTTTCCAGCAGTTCAATCTCTACCCGCACCTGACCGTCCTCAAGAACATCACCCTGGCCCCCATCAAGGTCAAAAAAATCGCCAAGGACGAAGCCGAGGCCACGGCACTGCGCTTGCTAGAACGTGTCGGCATCGGCAACCAGGCTCACAAATACCCGGTGGAACTGTCCGGCGGCCAGCAGCAACGCGTGGCCATCGCCCGGGCCCTGGCCATGAAGCCCAAGATCATGCTTTTCGACGAACCAACATCGGCCCTGGACCCGGAAATGATCAACGAAGTCCTCAACGTCATGAAGGATCTGGCCCGCGAGGGCATGACCATGCTCTGCGTCACCCACGAAATGGGCTTTGCCCGCGAGGTGGCCGACCGCATTATCTTCATGGATCACGGAGAAATCCTGGAACGGGGCACCCCGGACCATTTCTTCACGAGCCCCGAACACGAGCGGACCAAGGCGTTCTTGAGAGAAATTCTCTAGCCCATAACGTTCAACCTTGAGGAGATTGTCATGACAAAAATGTGGAAAACGATGGCCCTGCTGGTGGCGGCCGTGCTTGTCCTGGGATTGCCCAGCGCCAACGCCGGCAAGCTGGACGACATCAAGAAGCGCGGCGCGCTGATCGCCGGCGTGAAGGACTCCCAGCCACCCTTTGGCTACGTGGACGAGAACTCCAACCAGCTGGTGGGCTTCGAGGTGGATCTCTGCGCCGCCCTGGCCGCCAAGCTCGGCGTGAAGCTGGAAGTCAAGTCCGTGACCTCGGCCACCCGCATCCCCATGCTGGAACAGGGCGGTATCGACCTCATCGCCGCCACCATGACCCACAAGATCGAACGCGAGGACAAGGTCGATTTTTCCATCACCTATTTCCCGGCGGCCCAGAAGCTGCTGGTCAAGAAAGACTCGGGCATCAAGTCCGTGGCCGATCTGGCCGGCAAGAAGGTTGGCTCGGCCAAGGGGTCCACGTCCGAACAGAACGTCAAAAAGGCCCAGCCCGCTTGCGATGTCGTGTCCTTTGAAACCTATCCCGAGGCCTTTTTGGCCATGAAGCAGGGCAAGGTCGTGGCCGTGACCACCGACGCCCCCATCCTGCTCGGCATCCGCAACTCCGACGACAATCCCGAGAACTACGCCGTGGTTGGCGAGGACATCGCGGCCGAACCCTATGGCATCGGTCTGCCCGAAAATGATTCCGACTTCCGTGACTTCGTCAACGTGACGTTGATGGAAATGTGGAATTCCGGCGAATACCAGAAACTTTACGACAAATGGTTCGGCCCGACGACCAAGTTCCCCATTCCCCTGGAATGGACCATGGAAATCTGGCCGTAAGCCACGAAATCGCATCATGATGGTGGCCGGCCCTAGTGCCGGCCACTTTTTTCCCGACCCCTCCGAGACCCCGCGCAGGCACACATGAAGTACACATTCAACTGGTCCCTCATTTTTTCCGGCGAATACGGGCAATGGTTCCTGGACGGTCTGTCCGTGACCCTCCAGCTATCCGGCCTGTCCATCGTTCTGGCCCTGATCCTGGGCACGCTGCTCACGACCATGCGCCTGTCCCGCAGCAAGCCCCTGGAATGGGCCGCGGCCGCCTATATCGAAGTCTTCCGCAACACCCCCCTGGTGGTCCAGATTTTCTTCTGGTATTTCGGCTCCGATCCCCTCTTGCCGGAATTCTTCAAGGAGTGGCTGTATAAACAGAACATCGAATTCGCCACCGGCGTCATCGCCCTGACCACCTACACCGCTGCCTTCATCGCCGAGGAACTGCGCTCGGGCATCCTGTCCATCCCCAGGACCCAGCTCGAGGCCTCCCGCGCCACGGGCCTGACCTTTCTCCAGGCCATGGGCCATGTCATCCTGCCCCAGGCGTTTCGGATCATCATTCCGCCGCTCATCAGCCAGTTTTTGAACCTGATCAAGAATTCCTCGCTGGCCATGACCATCGGCGTCATGGAGCTGACCTACATGGCCCGTCAGGTCGAGGCGCACACCTTCCACGGCTTCGAGGCGTTCACGGTCTCGACGCTCATGTATCTGTCCCTGTCGCTCATCGTGTCCCTGGCCATCAACATGTACAACAAACACTATCTGCGCGTGGGCAGTCGGTAGGAGGCGGGCATGGATACTTTCATCACCTGGTTTGTCGGCCTCTTCTCCAATTGGGGCGTGGTCTGGAAAAACTTCGACTACCTCCTCGTGGGCGCCTATCCCCAGGGCCCCCTGGGCGGCCTCGCCATGAGCATCATCATGGCCATTATCGGCATTTTTGGCGCCTTTTGGATCGGTCTGGCCGTTGGCCTGATGCGCCTGTCCAAACGCCGCTGGCTGTCCTGGCCGGCTCTTTTCTATATCGAGGTCATCCGCGGCACGCCCTTGCTCATGGTCATTTTCTGGTTCTACTTCTTCGCGCCCATCCTCATGGGACACTCCGTGCCGGAAACAGAAAGCGCCATCGCGGCCTTCATTGTCTTTACCGGCGCCTACGTGGCCGAAATCGTGCGGGCCGGAGTCCAGGCCCTGCCCAAGGGCCAAATGGAGGCGGCCCGTGGCTCGGGTCTGTCCCGAACCCAGGCCATGGCCCACGTCATTCTGCCCCAGGCCCTGCGCAACATGATCCCGTCCTTTGTCAACCAGTTCGTGTCCCTGACCAAGGACACGTCCCTGGCCATGATCATCAACGTGAACGAGCTGACCCTGTCCGCCCGTCACATCTACACCCGGACCATGAAGGCGCCCATGGAAATCTTTTTGACCATCGCCCTTCTGTATTTCATCATCTGCTGGGCCCTGACCGCCTTCAGCCGCAAACTCGAACGGTCCATGTCCCGTTATCAGGCCAGAACCAATGAACGCTAAACTCTCCCGCTTGACCCTTGTTTTCGCTCCGGACCACGACGATCTCGTCACCGGCCTTCTCTTTTTGCACACCCCCTGGGGGTGGCGGGACGACGGCCTGGTCGATGGCCACCGCCGCGTGGTCGTTCATTTCGACCGCCCCGAGCAATCGGCCGAGGTCGAGGCCGCGCTCCACGAGGCCTGTCCCACCCTGGTCGCGACCTCGGACAGCGTCGACAACGCGGACTGGACCAGCGCCTGGAAGCAGTACTTCACGCCCATCCACATCGGCGCGCGCTTCGTTGTCCTGCCGTCCTGGATGGCCGACTCGCCCCAGACGGCCCAGCCCATCCTCATCGAGCCCAAGATGGCCTTTGGCACCGGCCATCACCAAACCACGGCCCTGTGTCTGGAAGCCCTGGACCAACTTGCCGCCAGCGGAACACTCCGCGCCGGCCAGACCTTCCTGGATCTGGGCACCGGCTCGGGCATTTTGGGCATCGCCGCGATCAAGCTCG from Deltaproteobacteria bacterium encodes:
- a CDS encoding amino acid ABC transporter permease; amino-acid sequence: MKYTFNWSLIFSGEYGQWFLDGLSVTLQLSGLSIVLALILGTLLTTMRLSRSKPLEWAAAAYIEVFRNTPLVVQIFFWYFGSDPLLPEFFKEWLYKQNIEFATGVIALTTYTAAFIAEELRSGILSIPRTQLEASRATGLTFLQAMGHVILPQAFRIIIPPLISQFLNLIKNSSLAMTIGVMELTYMARQVEAHTFHGFEAFTVSTLMYLSLSLIVSLAINMYNKHYLRVGSR
- the prmA gene encoding 50S ribosomal protein L11 methyltransferase, with product MNAKLSRLTLVFAPDHDDLVTGLLFLHTPWGWRDDGLVDGHRRVVVHFDRPEQSAEVEAALHEACPTLVATSDSVDNADWTSAWKQYFTPIHIGARFVVLPSWMADSPQTAQPILIEPKMAFGTGHHQTTALCLEALDQLAASGTLRAGQTFLDLGTGSGILGIAAIKLGLSGLGLDIDPVAIDNAHENAALNQVETELELGVGGIDAVAATRRFDCILANILANPLMDMAEAITARLKRPGILVLSGILREQADRVAAAYMDQGLPKPEISHSQEWARLVFRA
- a CDS encoding amino acid ABC transporter ATP-binding protein, whose amino-acid sequence is MPMIEFRNINKWYGDFHVLKNINETVEQGEVLVICGPSGSGKSTLVRCVNRLEEVDQGEIVINGQNIKDQDINALRAEIGIVFQQFNLYPHLTVLKNITLAPIKVKKIAKDEAEATALRLLERVGIGNQAHKYPVELSGGQQQRVAIARALAMKPKIMLFDEPTSALDPEMINEVLNVMKDLAREGMTMLCVTHEMGFAREVADRIIFMDHGEILERGTPDHFFTSPEHERTKAFLREIL
- a CDS encoding transporter substrate-binding domain-containing protein; protein product: MWKTMALLVAAVLVLGLPSANAGKLDDIKKRGALIAGVKDSQPPFGYVDENSNQLVGFEVDLCAALAAKLGVKLEVKSVTSATRIPMLEQGGIDLIAATMTHKIEREDKVDFSITYFPAAQKLLVKKDSGIKSVADLAGKKVGSAKGSTSEQNVKKAQPACDVVSFETYPEAFLAMKQGKVVAVTTDAPILLGIRNSDDNPENYAVVGEDIAAEPYGIGLPENDSDFRDFVNVTLMEMWNSGEYQKLYDKWFGPTTKFPIPLEWTMEIWP
- a CDS encoding amino acid ABC transporter permease, encoding MDTFITWFVGLFSNWGVVWKNFDYLLVGAYPQGPLGGLAMSIIMAIIGIFGAFWIGLAVGLMRLSKRRWLSWPALFYIEVIRGTPLLMVIFWFYFFAPILMGHSVPETESAIAAFIVFTGAYVAEIVRAGVQALPKGQMEAARGSGLSRTQAMAHVILPQALRNMIPSFVNQFVSLTKDTSLAMIINVNELTLSARHIYTRTMKAPMEIFLTIALLYFIICWALTAFSRKLERSMSRYQARTNER
- a CDS encoding aspartate aminotransferase family protein, with protein sequence MKTEDIKAGAASSLCPTYARYPLAIARGEGTKLYSPEGREYTDLLAGIAVCGLGHSHPELVETITAQAKKLIHVSNLFYQEEQIVLARKLLATCHLDRVFFCNSGAEANEGAIKLARRFMREGRGEDRYEILTLTGSFHGRTLATLTATGQDKIKTHFGPLPQGFVTVPFGDLTAMEAAMSDRTAAVLVEMIQGEGGIIPLPENYALGLADLCSRRGVLLMIDEIQTGMGRTGKFWAHQHPGLKPDVVTVAKGLAGGLPIGAVMCTEDVSKGFPPGSHGTTFGGNALVAAVAAKVLDIMARDNLCDRAARLGTWLRERLDGLQAKHPGHIAAVRVHGLMIGIELTHPGAEVWSALLDKGFILNLTQDKVLRLLPPLIITQAELDAFVTALDTILSQN